From the genome of Patescibacteria group bacterium:
ACTTTTCTACGATTTCCAAAACTTGGTTTAATTAGTTCATTCCGACAATTTATATCACCAAGAATAAAATCTGCGAATCCCCATATGACAGCATCATGATTTGATTCAATGTTTTCTATGGCAAAAAACACTGCGACAAAAAATGAATCAGTGAAGTCAATTAATCTGGTTGGCCCACCGTAGTGTTGAATAAGGCTACAACACTCTACGTAATCTTTAGTATTCACGTTAAAGTCTCTGTACAGCTCAATTCTAGCCTTAAATTCGTCAATTATGTTGTGTTCTCTATTTTTGTAATTCCACTCATCTATTTTTAATGGCTTCAGAATTCGTGAAAGCCTAGATTCAATTTCCCAATCTTGTCCTTGTCCTCTGAAAACATGAAAATCCAAGCGTTCTGCTAGCATAAAAATGTCACTAATGTCTTTTATTCGGATTATACAGTCTTCGTATTTTACCAAATTGTCCATAATGAAAATAGAGTACTAAACGGTAATGGTGATGTCAAGTGGCGAGATGTAAACCTGTTTTTCATTCTTGTACAGTCTTGTTTAATATATGGATGAAAAAGTTTACTTGTATAAACAAGTAAAACTATCTTTTGAAGATTATTAGAAAGTGGTAAAAGTGATTTGTAACTGCTTTACTTACTTAAATATTATAAAAGAGTGGGGGTGTTTTGCAAGACAAAAGACATTAGACACCCTGTCTGCCGACAGGCAGGGAATTTCACGAATTGACACTAAGGTTAAAGGATTGACTATTGATGAATTCCCTCCTAACAGTCTGGCGGGCAGGAATGAATTTAAGTATTGAGTAATTAGTACCTTTGTGGTTTCGTGGCTAGATTATTTTATCTTCTCTTCAAGATGGTCCATTAGCATTCTTGTCAGGTTAAAATTGTGTGTTCCGTA
Proteins encoded in this window:
- a CDS encoding FRG domain-containing protein; translated protein: MDNLVKYEDCIIRIKDISDIFMLAERLDFHVFRGQGQDWEIESRLSRILKPLKIDEWNYKNREHNIIDEFKARIELYRDFNVNTKDYVECCSLIQHYGGPTRLIDFTDSFFVAVFFAIENIESNHDAVIWGFADFILGDINCRNELIKPSFGNRRKVQHEKMVEKANQIFNNEEEKETGLLVIRPRRKNERLSRQQGLFLMHENIKISFMDNLNKCFSRDFEENAKEVTLSDLNELHYLVFVIKIIIPARIPTTATIIIICIGVILGL